In Nitratireductor mangrovi, the genomic window TCGCCATCGCGGACGCCGAAAAGGACGGCCAGATGTGCCGTCGCTTCAAGGCGTCGCGCGAAAACTTTCAGGGTGTCGCGCTGTACGACGGCGAGACCTGCCTCACGAAGGGCGGCGCCTGGTGGATGCGCTCGTTCGTGCCGTCCTGACACCGGAAGGTCGGCACGTGGCGAATCGCATCTCCGATCTGGAATTTCTTCCTATCAGTATGCATATAGGATGCCAGAGAGACTGATTTCCTTTACAGGCAGCCATCATGCGCGATCCCTATGAAGTGCTGGGCGTGCCGCGGAACGCGAGCGACAAGGACATCAAGTCCGCGTTCCGCAAGCTCGCCAAGAAATATCACCCGGACCAGAACCCGGACGATCCCGGTTCGAAGGACCGGTTTTCGGCCGTCAACCAGGCCTACGAAATCGTCGGCGACGCCGAGAAGCGGGCTGCCTTCGACCGCGGCGAGATCGATGCCGAGGGCCGGCCGCGCTTCCAGGGTTTCGAAGGCGGCGCGCATGGCGACCCGTTCGCTGGCTTCCGGCGCGGCGGCGCGGGTCCGGGCGCCACGCATTTCGAGTTCCGCAGCGGTGGCGGGCCGGGCGGATTTGGCGATGCCGAGGACATCATCAGCGAACTGTTCGGCTCGGCTTTCCGCCGCGGTCCGGGCGCGGCCGCGGGCGGCGCCGGTGCGCGGCAGCGTGCGGCCGACACCAAGACCGCTCTGGACGTCACTCTGGAAGAAGCCGCGACCGGCGCGCATGTGCATGCGCTGATGCCGGGCGGCCGCAAGCTCGCCATCAAGCTGCCGCGCTTTGTCGAGGACGGCCAGACGATCCGGCTCAAGGGGCAGGGCGAACAGGGCGGCGACGCGCTGGTTACGCTGCGGTTCAAGAGCCACCCGCGCTACCGCGTCGAGGGTCGTCACCTGCACGCCGATCTTTTCGTCGACCTGCGCGACGCCGTTCTCGGGACCAAGCAGCCGGTGGAAACCGTGAAGGGCCGGCTGGCGGTGACGGTTCCGCCCTGGTCGGGCTCCGACAAGGTTTTGCGCCTCAAAGGTCGCGGCCTGCCTTTGAAGTCGGGCGGCGAAGGTGACCTTTTCGTGCATGTTCGCATCCTGCTGCCCGAAGACGGGCGCGAGGCGCTCGAGGCGCTCTACCGCAAGCAGGAGCACTGAGGCCGAGCGCATCGCGGCTTGTCGATATCGGCTGCCTGTGCGATAGGCTTCCCGAAATTTGATCAGTGCAGGAGAGGCGTGATGGCGGGTGCAGGCGGTTTGATGGCCGGGAAGCGCGGGCTCATCATGGGCGTCGCCAACAACCGCTCCATCGCCTGGGGAATCGCGAAGTCCTGTGCCAACCAGGGCGCCGAGCTTGCCATCACCTATCAGGGCGAGGCTTTCAGGAAACGCGTCGGGCCGCTGGCCGAGGAACTGGGCGCTCACGTCGCCGGTCACTGCGACGTGACCGAGAATGAGAGCGTCGATGCCGTCTTCGAGGGGCTGCGCCAGAAATGGGGCAAGCTCGACTTCCTCGTTCACGCGATCGCGTTCTCCGACAAGGAGGAACTCGACGGCCGCTATGTCGAGACGTCGCGCGAAAACTTCCAGCGCACGATGGACATCTCGGTCTATTCGCTGACCGCGATCGCCAAACGCGCCGAGTCGCTCATGACCGAAGGCGGGTCGATCCTGACCCTTACCTATTACGGCGCCGAGAAGGTGATGCCGCACTACAACGTCATGGGGGTCGCCAAGGCCGCGCTGGAAGCGAGCGTGCGTTATCTGGCCGTCGACCTCGGCGGCAGCGGCATCCGCGTCAACGCGGTCTCGGCCGGACCGATCAAGACACTCGCCGCCTCCGGCATCGGTGATTTCCGCTACATCCTGAAGTGGAATGAATACAACTCGCCGCTGAAGCGCACGGTGACGATCGAGGAAGTCGGCGATGCCGGGCTCTATTTCCTGTCGGATCTGTCGCGCGGCGTGACCGGCGAGGTCCACCACGTCGATTCGGGTTATCACGTCGTCGGCATGAAGGCCGTCGACGCGCCCGACATCTCCACCGTCTAGCACCCGTCCGGAGCCCGGCCGGACGCACCGAGCCAGCGTGGCCGCCATGTTCCCGCTTGTCTATTTCGTCCGTCACGGTGAGACCGACTGGAACGCGGAACTGCGTTTCCAGGGCCAGGCCGATATCGACATCAATGTTCACGGACGAGGCCAGGCGCGCGAAAACGGCCGCACCCTTGCCGGCCTGATCGAGGAACCTGCGCGGTTCGGTTTCGTTGCCAGCCCGCTGCGCCGCACGCGCGAGACGATGGAACTGATCAGGGCCGGGATGGCTCTCGATCCGCGTGCCTATCGCACGGACGTGCGCCTGCTGGAGGTCCATTTCGGTGACTGGCAGGGCTTCACCGCTGCCGAGATCGAGGCGCGGACGCCGGGCTCGACCGCCGAGCGCGAACGCGACAAATGGGACTTCCTGCCGCCGGGAGAAAACGCCGAAAGCTACGCCGTGCTCGCAAGGCGGGTGCGGTCATGGCTGGCGGAACTGACCGGCGACACGGTCTGCGTCACCCATGGCGGCGTCATTCGCTGCATCTTCATGCTGACCGGCGCCGCCGGACGCGACGAGGCGGCCGCGATGACGGTGCCGCAGGATCGGGTCTTGCGGCTTGATCAGGACCGGCTCGAATGGCTTTGAGGCAGGCGGCGCCTTATTCGAAGATTTCCATGTCCGTGATCAGGTTGGTGCCGTTGACCACGTCATAGGCGATGACGATGTCGATGCCTTCCTTGATCGCCGACATGTCGATCTCGCCCGGCAGCTTGTAGGTCTTGCCGTCGTCGAGAACGATGGTCAGGGTCTCGGGGTCGACGGCCGTGATCGTTCCCTCGGCATTGGCGGCAGCGGCCGGTGATGCAATCAGCAACAGGGCGGCGAGCGCCGGTACGAGCATGCGCATTTCCTGGACCTCATTTTTCCTTTGTCCCGCCTCACGGGCGGGTTCGATGATCGGGCGGAGAGAGAAGATCAGAAACACGCCGAATGTGTCAAAACTAAATCTCCTGACGGCACGGTTTGACCCCCGCCGCAAAGCCCAATAGAAGGCGGCGACGGTCGTCGTCGCGGCCGATAGGTCGCCGCTGAATGTCGCACAACACCTTCGGACATCTCTTCCGCGTCACCACCTGGGGCGAGAGCCACGGCCCGGCGCTCGGCTGCGTGATCGATGGTTGCCCGCCGGGGATTCGCTTCACCGAAGCCGATATCCAGCACGAACTCGACCGTCGCCGGCCCGGCAAGTCTCGTTTCGTCACCCAGCGGCGTGAACCCGACGCCGTCAGGGTTCTGTCCGGCGTCCTGCCGGAGGAAGATGGGGTGACGCTGGTGACGACGGGTACGCCGATCTCGATGCTGATCGAAAATGTCGACCAGCGCTCGAAGGACTATGGCGAGATCGCGCGCCAGTTCCGGCCGGGTCACGCCGACTATACCTACCAGGCAAAATACGGCCTGCGCGACTACCGCGGCGGCGGTCGCTCCTCGGCACGCGAGACGGCGGCGCGCGTCGCGGCGGGCGCGGTCGCGCGACGCGTCGTGCCGGGTCTTAAGGTGCGCGGCGCGCTGGTCTCGATGGGCGAAAAGGCGATCGACCGCGCCAACTGGGACTGGGATTTCGTCGACGATGCCGAAAACCCCTTCTTCACGCCCGACCGCGCCTCGGTCGCGGTGTTCTCCGACTATCTCGACGGCATCCGCAAGGCTGGCTCCTCGGTGGGAGCGGTGGTGGAGGTCGTCGCCGAAGGCGTGCCGGCGGGTCTCGGCGCGCCGATCTACGGCAAGCTCGACCAGGACATCGCTGCCGCGCTGATGTCGATCAACGCGGTCAAGGGCGTCGAGATCGGCAACGGCTTCGAGGCTGCGCGCATCACCGGCGAGGAGAACGCCGACGAGATGCGCATGGGCAATGACGGCAATCCGATCTTCCTGTCCAACCATGCGGGAGGCGTGCTCGGCGGCATTGCGACCGGGCAGCCGGTCGTGGCCCGCTTTGCCGTCAAGCCGACCTCGTCGATCCTGACGCCACGCCAGTCGATCGACCTCGACGGCCGGAATGTCGAGGTAACGACGAAGGGGCGCCACGACCCGTGCGTCGGCATCCGCGCCGTGCCGATCGGGGAGGCCATGCTGGCCTGCACGATCGCCGACCATTATCTGAGGCATCGCGGCCAGACGGGTCGCTGAACGTTCGAGCCGCTCATGCCCTACGACCAGAAAAAGATCGTTGAAGCGCTGCGCGCCTTCGAGCGCGGTGAAATCGTCGTCGTCATGGACGATGACGGGCGCGAGAATGAGGGCGACCTGATCGTCGCGGCGGTGCATTGCACGCCGGAGAAGATGGCGTTCATCGTGCGCCACACTTCCGGGATCGTCTGCGCGCCGATGCCGCGCGAGGAAGCACGGCGCCTCAACCTCGCGCCCATGGTGGCTGACAATGACGCGCCCCACGCCACCGCCTTCACGGTGTCGGTGGACTACAAGCACGGCACGACGACCGGCATTTCCGCCGACGACCGCACGGTCACGGTCCGTAATCTTGCCAATCCGAACTCGGGTGCCGCCGATTTCGTCCGCCCCGGTCACATCTTCCCGCTGGTGGCGCGCGAAGGCGGCGTACTCATGCGTTCGGGACACACCGAGGCCGCGGTCGACCTCTGCAAGCTTGCAGGGCTGCCGCCGATTGGCGTCATCTGCGAACTGGTCAATGACGACGGCACCGTCATGCGCGGACCGCAGGTGGCAGCCTTCGCCGGGGAGCATGGCCTGAAGCAGGTCTCGGTCGCCGATCTCATCGCCTACCGGCAGCGTCAGGAAACGCTGGTCGAACGTATCGACCGCTTGTCCGTCGAAACGCCCGCAGGTCCCGCGACCGCGCATGTCTATGCGCTTCCGTGGGATCCCATGCACCATCTGGCGATGGTCTTTGGCGACATTCGCGACGGCGAGGAGGTGCCGGTCAGGCTGCATTCCGAGAGCGTGGTCGACGACGTTTTCGGGGCGGGTGAGAGCCTGGTCCGGGTGATGAAGGCGATGGCAGAGCGCAAGCGCGGCGTCATCGTCTATCTGCGCGAAGGTTCGGTCGGGGTTGCCCATCAGGTGCGTGCTCGGCCCGGCGAGGCTGGCGACGAGGACCACGAGGAGGCGCGGCGGCGCGAAAGCGAGTGGCGCGAGATCGGGCTTGGCGCCCAGATCCTGCGTGACCTCGGCATTTCGTCGATCAACCTGATCGCCTCGCGCGAGCGCCACTATGTCGGGCTGGAAGGTTTCGGCATCCGCATCGCACGGACCGAAATCCTGTGACAGCGGAAGCCCCGATCGGCCGATCGGGGCTTCGCGAACATGGCCGGTTGCTGCCCTATTCGGCCGGCTGTGCCAGTGCCACGGGCGTGGCTTCGCGACGCTCCCGCGCCAGTGCCCGCTGGCTGACGAGGGCGGTTGCGAGCGCGACGACGCCGGCGACGACCGAGACCCAGAAGCCGTTGCGCGCACCGAACGTGTCGACCACCCAGCCGGCGGCGAAGGCGCCCAGTGCCATGCCGATGCCGATGCCGGTCATCACCCAGGTGACACCCTCCGTCAGCATCGATTCCGGCACGCGGCGCTCGATCAGGCCGAAGGCGGTGATGAAGGTCGGCGAGATCGCCACGCCGCTCAGGAAGACGGCAAGCGCCAGCAACGGAACCGTGCCGGCGAACAGCAGCGGCACCTGGGTGAGCGCGATCACGCCGAGCGCGATCGCGAACTGCCGCTGCAAGGGCATGGTCAGGTTGAGCGCGCCGATGACCAGGCCGAGCACGAACGAACCCAGTGCATAGACGCCGATGACGAGGCTCGCCGCGTCCGGCTGACCGAGTTCCCTGGTGATCGCCACGGCGCTGACCTCGGCGGTGGCGAAGATCGCACCGACGAAGATCAGGGCGAGCGTGATGATCTGTACCGGGCGCAGCCGGATCGCGGAGCCGGTGGCCCGCTGCTCGGCGGGCGCGATGCGCGGCTCGCTCGATCGCTGCAGGATGAAGGCCGCGGTGCCGAAGGCCAGCAGAAGAGTGTTGACCAGGATGCCGGCCTCCGGGAACAGCGACACCGAAAGCCCGACCGACAGCGAGGCGCCGGCAATATACATCATCTCGTCCATCGCCGATTCGAAGGCGAAGGCGGTGTTCAGTTCCGGGCGATTGCGAAAGAGCTCTGTCCAGCGCGCCCGGATCATCGCCGGCATGGAAGGCATGGTTGCGGCGAACAGCGCCGAAAGGAACAAGGTCCATGTCGGCCAGCCCTGGTTGGCGCCTGCCATCAGAGCCGCAAATGCAACGACCGAGATCAACGTCGCCGGGGTGACGATTGCCGATTGGCCGAAGCGGTCGACCAGCCGCGATATCTGCGGCGACAGGAGCGCATTGGTCAGTGCGAAGGTCGCCGAGACAGCGCCGGCGAGCCAGTATTCGCCGTGGGTCTGCGACAGCATGGCGACGATCCCGATCGGCGCCATCGCTACCGGCAGCCGGGCAATGAAGCCGGCGGCCGCAAATCCCTTGGCGCCGGGAGCGCGGAAGATTTCCCTGTAGGGGTTCGACATCGATTTTCTCCTCGAAATCCGCGCCTTCCTGACTTACATACGCGGCGTATGACCGGCAGGTAAGTTCATACGCTGCGTATGTCAATTGGCATACGAGGCGTATGTCGATTGGTGCAGAGATGGCGCACAGACCCAGAACCGAAATGATCGCCGAAACCCGGGCCAAGCTGCTTGCGGCCGGCCGCAAGGCGTTCGGCACCGTCGGTTATGCTGAGGCATCGATGGACGACTTCACCGCCGAGGCGGGACTGACGCGCGGCGCGCTCTACCATCATTTCGGCGGCAAGCAGGGTTTGCTGGAGGCTGTGATTGCGGAGATCGATGCCGAAATGACTGTCCGCCTCGATGCCGTTTCGGCGCGCAGCGCCACCCCTTGGCAAGGTTTCGTCGACGAATGCGTCGCCTATCTCGAAATGGCGCTGGAGCCGGAGATACAGCGCATCGTCCATCGTGACGGACCCGCCGTCCTCGGCGACCCGAACAAATGGCCCAACCAGAGCGGCTGTATCGCCGCATTGAAAAGGAGCCTCGATCGCTTCCTGCGCGATGGCATCATCGAGGAAGTGGACTCGGAAGCCGCCGCACGGCTCATCAACGGCGCCTCGCTGCACGCCGCGCAGTGGATCGCCAATTCCGACAATCCCGAGGCGACTTCGGCCAAGGCGATCTCCGCCTTCAGGGCGTTGCTCGAAGGGTTGCGTGTCGGAGTGGCCGCCGAAGCACCGCAATAGGGCGGTTGCCCGCCGCCGCGCGCCTGATAGGCTCCGTCGCGACACCGGCGGACGAGAGGCGGAGCGGAAACAACATGTGGGATTTCGACATCGGGCGCACGCTGGGCATCATGGCCCGCACATGGCCGTTCATCCTCCTGCGGATGCTGGTCTATTTCGCCATTACCGTCGCCTACGTCTTCGCGACGGGTGGCGGCGCTGGCGTCGGCTACGGCGTCGGTCATGTCTGGCCGGATTCGGACGGCCCGGCCACGTTTGCCTTCTGGGGCGGGGCAGCAGGGTTCGTGCTCGTTTCGGTCGTGCTTTACTGGATCCGCGAATACATTCTCTACATCGTCAAGGCCGGCCATATCGCGGTGATGGTGCGCCTCATCGACGGCGACGAAATCCCGGACGGGCAAGGCCAGATCGCCCATGCGCGCGCCATCGTCACCGACCGGTTCGCCGAGGCAAACGTGCTTTTTGTCGTCGACCAGCTCGTCAAGGGTGCGATACGTGCCGTCACCGGGCTGATCGGCGGCATCGCCGCCTTCCTGCCCATCCCCGGCCTGCAAGGGCTGGTGCGGTTCCTCAACACGGTGATCCGCCTGTCGCTCACCTATGTCGACGAGATCATCCTCGGCTACAACATCCGCATCGACAGCCAGAACCCGTTCGAAACCGCCCGCCACGGCGTGGTGCTTTATGCCCAGAACGCGATGGTGATGGTCAAGAACGCGGTCTGGCTGGCGCTGTTCATGTGGCTGCTCACCTTCGTCGTTTTCCTGCTCATGCTGGCCCCCGCCGCAGCGATTCTCTACGCAATGCCGGGCCAACTCGCCGGGTGGTCTTTCGTGCTCGCCATCGTCTTCGCGCTGGCGTTGAAGGCGGCCCTGATCGAACCGTTCGCGATCGCAGCACTGATGTCGGTCTATTTCCGGACCATAGAAGGGCAGACCCCCGATGCCCAATGGGACCGGCGACTGGCGGAAGCCTCGCGGCATTTCCGCGACCTCGTCGACAAGGCCCGTGGCGCGGTTACCGGCGCCGCCGGCAGGGGGACCGCGCCGGCCTGACAATCCGCCGGCTCGAAATTCCCTGTGTGCGGCGGTTGGCGCATTCGCGGGGGCAGGTGGCCAAACGCGTCACAGTCGCTAAGATCAACGGATGGTTACACGCGTCTATTCCAATCCGATCTTCCTCGAGCACCTGACCCCTTCCGGCCACCCGGAACGCCCTGACAGGCTGCGCGCCATCGCCAAGGTTCTCGAACATGATGTCTTCGACGATCTCGATCGCGTCGAGGCCCCTGAGGGCGACGCCGAGACAATCCTCTACGCCCATCCCGAGGACTATCGGGATGCCATCATGGCGGCAATTCCCGAGCAGGGGATCGCGCGCGTCGACGCCGACACCTCGGTGAGCCCGAAAAGCTGGCAGGCGGCTCTCGCCGCCATCGGCGCCGCCAACGCGGCCGTCGACGACGTCTTTTCGGGTGCGGCCGACAATGTTTTCGTCGCCGCTAGGCCGCCGGGCCATCATGCCGAGAAGCATCGCGCCATGGGCTTTTGCCTCTTCAACAATGCCGCGATCGCCGCCCGCCACGCGCAAAAGGCGCATGGCGCCGAGCGGGTCGCGATCGTTGATTGGGACGTTCACCACGGCAACGGCACCCAGGACGTGTTCTGGGACGATCCGAGCGTGCTTTATTGCTCCACCCACCAGATGCCGCTCTATCCGGGAACCGGCGCCCGTGACGAGACTGGCGCCGGCAACATCGTCAATGCGCCGCTGTCGCCCGGCGATGGCGCCGACGTGTTCCGGGAGGCGTTTTCGTCGCGGGTTCTGGCGGCGATCGATTCGTTCCAGCCCGACCTGATCATCGTTTCGGCGGGATTTGACGCGCATCACCGTGATCCGCTGGCTGAAATCAACCTGTCGGAAGAGGATTTCGACTGGGCCACCGGTCAACTGATGGACCACGCAGGCCGACATGCGGGCAACCGCCTTGTCAGCCTGCTGGAAGGCGGTTACGACCTCGAGGGACTGGCCTTGTCGGTCGCGGCCCACGTCGGACGCCTGATGAGAGGATGAGAGATGCCGGAACAGCCCAACGAGGACGTCAAGGCGATGAGCTTCGAGGACGCGCTTGCCGCGCTCGAACGTATCGTCGACGACCTCGAAAAGGGCGACGTGCCGCTCGAGCAGTCGATCACCATCTATGAGCGCGGCGAGGCGCTGAAGCGTCATTGCGAAAAGCTGCTCAAGGCCGCAGAGGCGAAGGTCGAGAAGATCCGCCTGTCGCGCGAGGGGCGGCCCGAGGGTGTCGAGCCGCTCGACGGTGAGTGAACCGCAATTGAACCCGGGGGCGGGAAACCGGACCAAGGGAGCACACCATGTGCCGCAATATCAGGACATTGCATAATTTCGAGCCACCGGCGACCGATGACGAGATTCGCGCAGCCGCACTGCAATTCGTACGCAAGGTGAGCGGCTCGACCAGGCCTTCGAAGCGCAACGAGGAGGTCTTCGACCGCGCCGTCGACAGGATCGCCGCCTGCGTCCACGAGCTTCTCGACGGGCTGGAAACCGCGCAGCCGCCGAAGGATCGCGAACTCGAGGCCGCCAAGGCGCGGGCGCGCTCGGCAGCCCGCTTCGCCTGAACCGTCAGGCCTGACGGGCTATGCGGCCTGCCCGCGCAGGCATATGCTCGAGCATGCACGAGTGAAGCGGGGCTGACCATGAGCTTCTTTCCAGGAAACGATCCCAAGCCGGGCGATGCCTTTGCCTGCGATGCCATCGAATTGATGGTCATCCCCAGCGCCCGTGACATCGGCGGCTTCGAGGTCCGGCGCGCGCTGCCGACCGCGCGCCGCCGGCTCGTCGGGCCGTTCATCTTCTTCGACCGCATGGGTCCAGCGATCCTGCGGGCCGACCAGGCCATCGACGTGCGCCCGCATCCCCATATCGGGCTGGCGACGGTGACCTACCTTTTCGACGGCCGCATCCGGCACCGTGATTCGCTCGGCACCGAGATGGTGATCGAGCCCGGCGACGTGAACCTGATGACGGCCGGGCGCGGCATCGTCCATTCCGAGCGCTCGCCTGAGGAGACGCGCGGCCATCCGAGCTCGCTATCCGGCCTGCAGACCTGGCTCGCGCTTCCCGACGACGGCGAGGAGGTAGCGCCGGTCTTCGAGAACACGCCCATGGACGCCCTTCCGGAGATCGATGCCGACGGTGTCACCGGCCGCATCGTTATCGGCGCGTTCGAGGGGGTG contains:
- a CDS encoding pirin family protein; this translates as MSFFPGNDPKPGDAFACDAIELMVIPSARDIGGFEVRRALPTARRRLVGPFIFFDRMGPAILRADQAIDVRPHPHIGLATVTYLFDGRIRHRDSLGTEMVIEPGDVNLMTAGRGIVHSERSPEETRGHPSSLSGLQTWLALPDDGEEVAPVFENTPMDALPEIDADGVTGRIVIGAFEGVKSPVRTASETLYADLRLAPGASVRIPSDAEERALYVLDGTVIISGDRFPADRLLVLRPGDEIIVSSEEGAHFMLFGGASLGSPRHIWWNFVSSSKERIEQAKEEWRTGRFDIVPGDEEEFIPLPEA
- a CDS encoding TetR/AcrR family transcriptional regulator; the encoded protein is MAHRPRTEMIAETRAKLLAAGRKAFGTVGYAEASMDDFTAEAGLTRGALYHHFGGKQGLLEAVIAEIDAEMTVRLDAVSARSATPWQGFVDECVAYLEMALEPEIQRIVHRDGPAVLGDPNKWPNQSGCIAALKRSLDRFLRDGIIEEVDSEAAARLINGASLHAAQWIANSDNPEATSAKAISAFRALLEGLRVGVAAEAPQ
- the ribB gene encoding 3,4-dihydroxy-2-butanone-4-phosphate synthase is translated as MPYDQKKIVEALRAFERGEIVVVMDDDGRENEGDLIVAAVHCTPEKMAFIVRHTSGIVCAPMPREEARRLNLAPMVADNDAPHATAFTVSVDYKHGTTTGISADDRTVTVRNLANPNSGAADFVRPGHIFPLVAREGGVLMRSGHTEAAVDLCKLAGLPPIGVICELVNDDGTVMRGPQVAAFAGEHGLKQVSVADLIAYRQRQETLVERIDRLSVETPAGPATAHVYALPWDPMHHLAMVFGDIRDGEEVPVRLHSESVVDDVFGAGESLVRVMKAMAERKRGVIVYLREGSVGVAHQVRARPGEAGDEDHEEARRRESEWREIGLGAQILRDLGISSINLIASRERHYVGLEGFGIRIARTEIL
- a CDS encoding DUF2277 domain-containing protein, giving the protein MCRNIRTLHNFEPPATDDEIRAAALQFVRKVSGSTRPSKRNEEVFDRAVDRIAACVHELLDGLETAQPPKDRELEAAKARARSAARFA
- a CDS encoding exodeoxyribonuclease VII small subunit, with the translated sequence MPEQPNEDVKAMSFEDALAALERIVDDLEKGDVPLEQSITIYERGEALKRHCEKLLKAAEAKVEKIRLSREGRPEGVEPLDGE
- a CDS encoding MFS transporter — translated: MSNPYREIFRAPGAKGFAAAGFIARLPVAMAPIGIVAMLSQTHGEYWLAGAVSATFALTNALLSPQISRLVDRFGQSAIVTPATLISVVAFAALMAGANQGWPTWTLFLSALFAATMPSMPAMIRARWTELFRNRPELNTAFAFESAMDEMMYIAGASLSVGLSVSLFPEAGILVNTLLLAFGTAAFILQRSSEPRIAPAEQRATGSAIRLRPVQIITLALIFVGAIFATAEVSAVAITRELGQPDAASLVIGVYALGSFVLGLVIGALNLTMPLQRQFAIALGVIALTQVPLLFAGTVPLLALAVFLSGVAISPTFITAFGLIERRVPESMLTEGVTWVMTGIGIGMALGAFAAGWVVDTFGARNGFWVSVVAGVVALATALVSQRALARERREATPVALAQPAE
- the fabI gene encoding enoyl-ACP reductase FabI; its protein translation is MAGAGGLMAGKRGLIMGVANNRSIAWGIAKSCANQGAELAITYQGEAFRKRVGPLAEELGAHVAGHCDVTENESVDAVFEGLRQKWGKLDFLVHAIAFSDKEELDGRYVETSRENFQRTMDISVYSLTAIAKRAESLMTEGGSILTLTYYGAEKVMPHYNVMGVAKAALEASVRYLAVDLGGSGIRVNAVSAGPIKTLAASGIGDFRYILKWNEYNSPLKRTVTIEEVGDAGLYFLSDLSRGVTGEVHHVDSGYHVVGMKAVDAPDISTV
- a CDS encoding DUF1344 domain-containing protein: MLVPALAALLLIASPAAAANAEGTITAVDPETLTIVLDDGKTYKLPGEIDMSAIKEGIDIVIAYDVVNGTNLITDMEIFE
- a CDS encoding DnaJ C-terminal domain-containing protein, with the translated sequence MRDPYEVLGVPRNASDKDIKSAFRKLAKKYHPDQNPDDPGSKDRFSAVNQAYEIVGDAEKRAAFDRGEIDAEGRPRFQGFEGGAHGDPFAGFRRGGAGPGATHFEFRSGGGPGGFGDAEDIISELFGSAFRRGPGAAAGGAGARQRAADTKTALDVTLEEAATGAHVHALMPGGRKLAIKLPRFVEDGQTIRLKGQGEQGGDALVTLRFKSHPRYRVEGRHLHADLFVDLRDAVLGTKQPVETVKGRLAVTVPPWSGSDKVLRLKGRGLPLKSGGEGDLFVHVRILLPEDGREALEALYRKQEH
- the aroC gene encoding chorismate synthase, which produces MSHNTFGHLFRVTTWGESHGPALGCVIDGCPPGIRFTEADIQHELDRRRPGKSRFVTQRREPDAVRVLSGVLPEEDGVTLVTTGTPISMLIENVDQRSKDYGEIARQFRPGHADYTYQAKYGLRDYRGGGRSSARETAARVAAGAVARRVVPGLKVRGALVSMGEKAIDRANWDWDFVDDAENPFFTPDRASVAVFSDYLDGIRKAGSSVGAVVEVVAEGVPAGLGAPIYGKLDQDIAAALMSINAVKGVEIGNGFEAARITGEENADEMRMGNDGNPIFLSNHAGGVLGGIATGQPVVARFAVKPTSSILTPRQSIDLDGRNVEVTTKGRHDPCVGIRAVPIGEAMLACTIADHYLRHRGQTGR
- a CDS encoding histone deacetylase family protein, translating into MVTRVYSNPIFLEHLTPSGHPERPDRLRAIAKVLEHDVFDDLDRVEAPEGDAETILYAHPEDYRDAIMAAIPEQGIARVDADTSVSPKSWQAALAAIGAANAAVDDVFSGAADNVFVAARPPGHHAEKHRAMGFCLFNNAAIAARHAQKAHGAERVAIVDWDVHHGNGTQDVFWDDPSVLYCSTHQMPLYPGTGARDETGAGNIVNAPLSPGDGADVFREAFSSRVLAAIDSFQPDLIIVSAGFDAHHRDPLAEINLSEEDFDWATGQLMDHAGRHAGNRLVSLLEGGYDLEGLALSVAAHVGRLMRG
- a CDS encoding histidine phosphatase family protein, whose amino-acid sequence is MFPLVYFVRHGETDWNAELRFQGQADIDINVHGRGQARENGRTLAGLIEEPARFGFVASPLRRTRETMELIRAGMALDPRAYRTDVRLLEVHFGDWQGFTAAEIEARTPGSTAERERDKWDFLPPGENAESYAVLARRVRSWLAELTGDTVCVTHGGVIRCIFMLTGAAGRDEAAAMTVPQDRVLRLDQDRLEWL